In Aspergillus nidulans FGSC A4 chromosome II, a single window of DNA contains:
- the lcbA gene encoding serine C-palmitoyltransferase LCB1 (transcript_id=CADANIAT00004995) — protein MDVQETQRLLSEYLHELANLFHRVPGSAIFLRYVKSSYQNDPIRSAVELFLFLFAVRYLLAPKYSTKPGVVQLSEDEIDDLVDEWTPEPLVGKPTALEEMEIDKRPVIAGPVGPKVRLSNGRTVMNLGSYNFYNFNTNESIKEKAIQTLRNYGVGPCGPRGFYGTQDVHMKTEADVASYLGTASCIIYSQAFSTISSVIPAFSKRGDIIVADKGVNFAIRKGIQISRSIVRWYEHNDMEDLERVLAKITKEQARKPLTRRFIITEGLFESYGDMSDLPKIIELKLKYKFRLILDESWSFGVLGRTGRGITEHQNVDAAEVDMIVGSLAGPLVAGGGFCAGSEEIVHHQRISAAAYTFSAALPALLSTTASATINILQNSPETISHLRDLTKAMWAQLDPRSDWVRCTSAPENPILVLVLKPEVVAAKRLSHEDQQYVLQDVVDECIANGVLITRLKCLDDNFEPKQNVPAALKVCVTTGLTKKEIEKSGTIIRHAITKVLSKRK, from the exons ATGGATGTTCAGGAGACCCAGCGTCTCCTTTCTGAATATCTTCATGAGCTCGCGAATCTTTTCCATCGCGTTCCGGGTTCGGCAATCTTTCTGCGCTATGTGAAGTCTAGCTACCAGAATGACCCCATCCGCTCGGCCGTCGAGTTGTTTCTATTCCTGTTCGCCGTCCGCTATTTGCTCGCCCCGAAGTATTCTACCAAGCCTGGTGTCGTCCAGCTTTCGGAAGATGAAATTGATGACCTAGTGGACGAATGGACACCGGAGCCGCTTGTGGGAAAGCCAACCGctctggaggaaatggagatAGATAAGAGACCAGTTATTGCCGG CCCCGTTGGTCCTAAAGTTAGACTTTCAAACGGTCGAACAGTGATGAACCTCGGTTCCTACAACTTTTATAACTTCAATACGAACGAGTctatcaaggagaaggcaatCCAGACACTTCGCAATTACGGTGTAGGGCCCTGCGGCCCCCGAGGCTTCTATGGTACCCAAGATGTCCACATGAAGACCGAGGCGGATGTTGCTTCCTATCTTGGCACAGCGTCGTGTATCATCTACTCCCAAGCGTTTTCGACCATATCAAGTGTGATTCCGGCATTCTCGAAGCGAGGTGATATTATTGTTGCGGACAAGGGCGTGAATTTCGCCATTCGGAAGGGTATACAGATCTCGCGGAGTATAGTCCGGTGGTACGAGCATAATGATATGGAGGATCTTGAGAGGGTTCTGGCCAAGATCACCAAGGAGCAAGCGAGGAAGCCTCTCACTCGACGATTTATCATTACTGAAGGCTTGTTCGAGTCGTATGGTGACATGAGTGACTTGCCTAAGATC ATTGAACTCAAGTTGAAGTACAAGTTCCGACTGATCCTCGACGAATCATGGTCGTTTGGCGTTCTGGGAAGGACAGGACGTGGTATCACTGAACACCAGAACGTTGACGCGGCCGAGGTTGACATGATTGTGGGCTCGCTGGCCGGCCCATTGGTTGCGGGAGGGGGTTTCTGTGCAGGATCGGAGGAGATTGTTCACCATCAGCGTATCTCGGCCGCTGCGTACACGTTTTCGGCTGCACTGCCTGCGCTTCTGTCCACGACGGCTAGCGCCACAATCAACATCCTGCAGAACAGCCCCGAGACAATCTCGCACCTGAGAGACCTCACAAAGGCAATGTGGGCGCAGCTTGACCCTCGCAGCGATTGGGTTCGATGTACAAGTGCGCCCGAGAACCCGATCCTTGTCCTCGTGTTGAAACCTGAGGTGGTTGCTGCGAAAAGACTTAGTCATGAGGACCAACAATACGTCCTGCAAGACGTAGTAGATGAG TGCATCGCGAACGGTGTGCTGATCACCCGCCTCAAATGCCTCGATGACAACTTCGAACCAAAACAGAATGTCCCCGCTGCTCTGAAAGTATGCGTCACGACCGgcttgacgaagaaggagatcgaAAAATCAGGAACCATCATCCGTCATGCCATTACCAAGGTTTTGAGCAAAAGGAAGTAA
- the scw4 gene encoding protein btgD (transcript_id=CADANIAT00004996), with protein MKWNASTAAFLLSCLAVAFPIDASGVAEPEAMIEVIVWVDEHGQTLSVETMQPTATVANTPTALPPIPAIPALEAPHNLEPVIAANTDIKANNKPSLDKEYSSSMHPKQNIQSFGISYSPYNADNTCKSQEQVNMDIDRLTHYAFVRIYGADCDQAKKVITAARRHNLQVLAGVYDLHNLYGNLKTIIDAARPDLSTLHTISIGNELLSRGQNSAGEVTAAVENARAYLRTLGYTGPVVTIDTFSKVLEHPELCYVSDYCAANCHAFFDATQSPETAGSYVADVSRRLSEVSNGKRTLITESGWPHKGQSNGKAVPSKENQQKAIESLRKTFWDNHSDLVLFSAFDDMWKVDNQWTFGAEKYWGIE; from the exons ATGAAGTGGAATGCCTCTACTGCAGCGTTTCTGCTCAGCTGCTTAGCAGTTGCTTTTCCCATTGATGCTTCCGGCGTTGCTGAACCAGAAGCCATGATTGAAGTCATCGTCTGGGTGGATGAGCATGGGCAAACACTTTCAGTCGAGACCATGCAGCCCACTGCAACTGTTGCCAAT ACTCCCACTGCCCTTCCTCCTATCCCCGCAATCCCAGCCCTAGAAGCACCGCACAATCTCGAGCCTGTCATCGCAGCCAACACCGACATCAAAGCAAACAATAAACCCAGCCTCGACAAAGAGTACTCAAGCTCGATGCACCCGaagcaaaacatccaatCTTTCGGCATCTCCTACTCTCCCTACAATGCCGACAATACCTGCAAGTCCCAGGAGCAGGTAAATATGGACATTGACAGATTAACCCACTACGCCTTCGTCCGCATCTACGGTGCCGACTGTGACCAAGCCAAAAAGGTAATCACCGCCGCCCGCCGCCATAACCTCCAAGTCTTAGCAGGCGTTTACGACCTCCACAACCTCTACGGAAACCTCAAGACCATCATCGACGCTGCAAGACCAGATCTCTCCACCCTCCACACCATCTCAATCGGCAATGAACTCCTCAGCCGCGGTCAGAATTCTGCCGGGGAAGTCACTGCCGCCGTCGAAAACGCCCGCGCCTACCTCCGCACATTAGGCTACACTGGCCCCGTCGTCACAATTGACACATTCTCCAAGGTCCTCGAGCACCCTGAACTCTGCTATGTGTCCGACTACTGCGCCGCCAACTGTCACGCCTTCTTTGATGCAACACAATCCCCTGAAACTGCAGGCTCCTACGTCGCTGACGTCTCGCGCCGTCTTTCCGAGGTGTCTAACGGAAAACGCACGCTTATCACTGAGTCCGGCTGGCCGCATAAAGGGCAAAGCAACGGGAAAGCTGTGCCGTCTAAGGAGAACCAGCAGAAGGCCATTGAGAGCCTGCGTAAGACGTTCTGGGATAACCATAGTGATCTTGTACTATTTAGTGCGTTTGATGATATGTGGAAGGTCGACAATCAATGGACCTTTGGGGCGGAAAAATATTGGGGCATTGAATAG
- a CDS encoding uncharacterized protein (transcript_id=CADANIAT00004997) has product MLQSSSTSNWDFAPVFNLLRSPTRQNKGQATCDTSSDHPLPLPASHEITKDDVERLDTGETSLSGENLSTPKLGDFGSLWELLRNTSISSDSQSETRSHLEQSQTKNTKPITILKRPMVEGSLEGSLSTTESSLQRVIDSTAQSNHDAQRSVPVQRRRRRHKTTPEASSPESNPEGESDSCPSVFDPPLSKPQSIPSMIPPQVGISEIRTGLLETPPSSFDELDDFLTSKNVKISASAGAPRLQPLVYTSATEQRVGLFTKLLKDFPDYAELIAESGRSKLSKKHDILGRPIHVFVDMSNIMVGFHDTMKLSRNIPVQTRIRRLPLSFQNFSLILERGRSAAKRVLVGSDRIAAISESEQLGYEANILNRVQKIKQLTPRQVKSRRNPRIAYQDGGHSSETNDAPEERWVEQGVDEILHLKILESLLDTDEPATIVLATGDAAEAEYSGGFMKMAERALLRGWRVELAGLAGLAGQILSATYRKCLTTAARGSVANINYIAMVTLTPQDLYGGAIKAIIPERWIDASSLRQIPDHQELFLSPSSLSNLIFEINERVSEETALSSLQSTPNQEALEILGPNPGATPETVDKAAALYHLNDIRDDDEDSLRIINPPQLVFARQLPRAKVYKGAAQITSTAVPRSHVAPSIGGAVAGSSTDGGLVSSVSVHYLLVRLEEQESDVLVFFNVPHKEFDEKGDPRGLLREEELASEVINALVDRLEVADWGLFGG; this is encoded by the exons ATGCTACaatcttcatcaacatcaaatTGGGACTTCGCTCCGGTGTTTAACCTTCTGCGATCACCCACACGTCAGAACAAGGGACAGGCGACATGCGACACATCCTCGGATCATCCCCTGCCTTTACCTGCATCACATGAAATAACGAAAGATGACGTTGAAAGGTTGGATACTGGAGAAACATCCCTGTCCGGTGAAAACCTTAGCACGCCGAAGCTAGGGGATTTCGGCTCTCTGTGGGAGCTACTGCGTAACACCAGCATTTCTTCTGATTCGCAAAGCGAGACCCGATCACATTTGGAACAGTCTCAGACAAAGAACACCAAACCTATCACAATTCTCAAACGGCCCATGGTCGAAGGATCGCTAGAAGGATCGCTATCTACAACGGAAAGTTCCCTACAGCGAGTCATCGACTCCACAGCGCAGAGTAACCACGATGCTCAACGTAGTGTGCCTGTCCAGCGGCGCCGACGCCGACATAAGACCACTCCAGAAGCTAGTTCTCCAGAAAGTAACCCTGAAGGAGAGTCCGATAGCTGTCCCAGTGTTTTTGACCCCCCACTCTCAAAGCCACAGAGCATCCCGTCAATGATCCCGCCGCAGGTCGGTATTTCAGAGATTAGAACGGGACTTCTCGAGACTCCACCGTCTTCTTTCGATGAGTTGGATGATTTTTTGACTTCCAAAAATGTCAAAATATCTGCCAGCGCCGGAGCACCTCGATTACAACCACTTGTTTATACCTCCGCAACCGAACAGCGGGTTGGGCTTTTTACCAAACTTCTGAAGGACTTCCCTGATTATGCTGAACTTATCGCCGAATCTGGGCGGTCGAAACTATCAAAGAAACATGATATATTGGGCCGGCCAATACATGTGTTCGTCGATATGTCGAAT ATTATGGTGGGATTTCATGACACAATGAAACTATCGCGGAACATACCTGTTCAAACCAGGATCCGCCGTCTGCCGCTCTCATTTCAAAACTTCTCGTTAATATTAGAACGTGGCCGATCAGCAGCTAAGAGAGTTCTCGTTGGCTCTGATCGCATCGCAGCTATAAGCGAAAGCGAGCAACTTGGTTACGAGGCTAACATCCTCAACCGAGTTCAGAAAATCAAACAGCTGACCCCTCGTCAGGTGAAATCCAGGAGAAATCCTCGGATCGCCTACCAGGATGGCGGTCATAGTTCTGAAACGAACGATGCCCCGGAAGAACGTTGGGTCGAGCAAGGCGTGGACGAAATTCTACACCTGAAGATCCTGGAAAGTCTACTAGATACGGACGAGCCAGCGACGATCGTGCTGGCAACGGGAGATGCCGCGGAAGCAGAGTACTCTGGTGGTTTCATGAAAATGGCCGAGCGAGCTCTTCTGCGTGGCTGGAGAGTTGAGTTG GCGGGGCTGGCGGGGCTAGCGGGGCAGATCTTATCAGCTACCTACAGAAAGTGCCTAACGACAGCTGCTCGCGGATCTGTCGCCAACATCAATTATATCGCCATGGTCACCTTAACACCCCAAGATCTCTATGGTGGCGCCATTAAAGCTATAATTCCAGAGCGCTGGATTGATGCAAG CTCTCTTCGCCAAATCCCTGACCACCAAGAATTGTTCCTTTCGCCAAGCAGCCTCTCAAACCTCATTTTTGAAATAAACGAGCGCGTCTCAGAAGAAACAGCTCTATCTTCTCTCCAATCTACCCCAAACCAAGAAGCCCTCGAGATCCTAGGTCCAAACCCCGGAGCTACGCCCGAGACTGTCGACAAAGCAGCAGCGTTATACCATTTGAATGACATTcgagacgacgatgaggattCTCTGCGCATCATCAATCCTCCACAACTAGTCTTCGCACGTCAGCTTCCTCGTGCAAAAGTATACAAGGGCGCTGCACAAATAACATCAACTGCGGTGCCACGCTCTCATGTTGCTCCCTCTATTGGAGGTGCGGTGGCCGGCTCGAGCACCGATGGAGGCTTGGTGTCCAGCGTGAGTGTTCATTACCTGCTTGTCAGGCTTGAGGAGCAAGAATCCGATGTTTTAGTTTTCTTTAATGTTCCGCATAAGGAGTTCGATGAGAAGGGGGACCCAAGGGGCCTGCTAAGAGAGGAGGAGTTAGCGAGTGAGGTTATTAATGCACTAGTTGATAGGTTGGAGGTCGCGGACTGGGGTCTGTTCGGCGGTTGA
- the awh11 gene encoding HSP12p-like protein awh11 (transcript_id=CADANIAT00004998), with product MSDFARKDFSTKAKEEITPDASKSTQERVKETVTDTTDRISRGVQPDDQKSTTQQAFDKSQRVSDREGHGSTPQSIGDKVKNAVGLGDH from the exons ATGTCTGACTTTGCTCGCAAGGATTTCTCCACAA AGGCTAAGGAGGAGATCACTCCCGACGCCAGCAAGTCCACCCAGGAAAGGGTGAAGGAGACCGTCACCGATACCACCGACCGCATCTCCCGCGGCGTCCAGCCCGATGACCAGAAAAGCACCACCCAGCAGGCCTTTGACAAGAGCCAGCGTGTGAGCGACAGGGAGGGCCACGGCAGTACCCCTCAGTCTAT TGGCGATAAGGTCAAGAACGCTGTTGGCCTTGGTGATCACTAG
- a CDS encoding uncharacterized protein (transcript_id=CADANIAT00004999): MLHHAREQTIEGFKAREAMEVKQKMEILDVIENCLDEAGNRDLDDLAETVAVLGTLGTSTEDVGQSIVELTKEEFEIQEQIQRVERLHNYLKRELDTLHEQLQELKSNPAYEIGNLPALTAEWTRGTKVLSAKVNEYKDRSAALERNSNKGATLEEVILEEEDVGRLVDSVRSLEAMIETFHNLPKDITGARAEYMKLEAEFNRLIQTRNSIFENLSDRR; the protein is encoded by the coding sequence ATGCTCCACCATGCGCGTGAGCAGACAATCGAGGGCTTCAAGGCTCGAGAGGCGATGGAGGTCAAGCAAAAGATGGAAATCTTGGATGTGATAGAGAACTGTCTCGATGAAGCTGGGAATCGGGACCTCGACGATTTGGCTGAAACAGTCGCTGTTCTGGGCACGCTGGGCACGAGCACAGAGGACGTCGGTCAGTCGATAGTTGAGCTCACCAAAGAAGAATTTGAAATCCAGGAGCAGATACAGAGGGTCGAGAGGTTGCACAACTATCTCAAGCGGGAACTAGACACTTTACACGAACAACTCCAAGAACTCAAGTCGAATCCTGCGTACGAGATTGGCAATCTTCCTGCGCTTACGGCTGAATGGACAAGAGGCACCAAGGTACTTAGCGCCAAAGTTAACGAGTATAAGGACAGATCAGCAGCATTGGAGCGCAATAGCAACAAGGGTGCCACTCTCGAGGAAGTCATattggaagaggaagatgtcgGCAGGTTAGTGGACTCGGTCAGGTCATTAGAAGCTATGATCGAGACATTTCACAATCTTCCCAAAGACATAACCGGTGCTCGAGCCGAGTATatgaagctggaggctgaGTTCAACCGCCTCATCCAAACGCGCAACTCGATATTCGAGAACTTGTCGGACAGACGTTAA
- the cog6 gene encoding Golgi transport complex subunit COG6 (transcript_id=CADANIAT00005000), which yields MATGSYFPPPGAPSSISPRNSTPALSPLSPPLQQRSNALSNRLTSVLSVSYADSDIRDALETLSLRGVHNTAEVRRQLRLDVQKEVVDCNAEIVRDFGNVAEQLKRIGSVISSLKETCDEMRKHIVLAKQDTTPVLEEASALMIQKQEAETKQRLLDAFTKHFIVSEEELLALTSIEEPIDDEFFDVLARVKQVHRDCEALLGAEHERLGLELMEKSSRSLNSAYQKLYRWIQKEFKSLNLEDPQISGTIRQALRVLAERPSLFQTCLDFFAEARDYVLSDAFHYALTDAVSGGDSAVKPIEFSAHDPLRYIGDMLAWVHSTTVSEREALETLFVAEGDELAKGIQAGLNSEPWSRIDEDEEMTFDGQKALSDLVSRDLIGVARSLRQRVELVIQGHDDPVTCYKVINLLSFYQTIFSKLVGPNSNLAELLKALEKFTLNHFQTIMRDEVNNISTDHSALAPPDDLSAPQFLHDSLEVLTALMKTHEASLGTEDPSITSESEENEFTPVLHAALDPFFTLAKASADELPDPTARAIYLTNVHITTRSTISPYPFATSTHLPPLSATLSTLRVELLESQHRYLLDTSGLQVLLTALQPFSQSNESGTEKDLAAIADLPAFQAEALISTSQQLDDFLPSALMDATDNLKRVQSATFVKSVTEEAVEAFCRDFEFVEGMIIGADEARGVGQSDGAVNEEGEEGDGDGDGEVELELEVEQRGQGQSLRKLFPRTTGEIRVLLS from the exons ATGGCTACTGGTAGCTATTTCCCTCCTCCTGGAGCTCCCTCCAGTATATCGCCTCGGAATTCCACCCCAGCGTTGTCGCCGCTTTCTCCGCCACTCCAACAGCGCTCCAATGCTTTGTCGAACCGATTGACAAGTGTACTCTCCGTGTCGTACGCGGATTCCGATATACGCGATGCGCTCGAGACTCTTAGTTTGAGGGGTGTCCACAATACCGCAGAGGTTCGGAGGCAATTACGCCTTGATGTGCAGAAGGAAGTGGTGGATTGCAATGCGGAGATCGTGAGGGACTTTGGCAACGTTGCGGAA CAATTGAAACGCATTGGCAGCGTTATATCGAGTCTGAAAGAGACGTGCGATGAAATGCGCAAGCACATCGTGTTGGCTAAGCAGGACACCACCCCAGTCCTGGAGGAAGCGTCTGCGTTGATGATTCAGAAGCAAGAGGCCGAAACAAAACAACGTCTGTTGGATGCATTTACAAAGCATTTCATAGTCTCGGAAGAAGAACTTTTGGCTTTGACATCTATTGAAGAGCCAATAGATGATGAGTTTTTTGACGTGCTTGCGCGGGTGAAGCAGGTACATCGAGATTGTGAAGCTCTACTAGGTGCGGAACACGAGAGACTCGGCCTCGAGCTTATGGAAAAAAGCTCCAGGAGCCTGAACTCGGCCTACCAGAAGCTCTACCGCTGGATTCAGAAAGAATTCAAGTCATTAAACCTCGAGGATCCCCAGATCAGTGGTACGATTCGGCAAGCTCTGCGGGTGCTGGCTGAGCGTCCGAGCCTGTTCCAGACTTGTCTGGATTTCTTTGCGGAGGCCAGAGACTATGTTCTCTCAGATGCTTTTCATTATGCTCTGACGGATGCAGTCTCCGGGGGAGATAGTGCTGTGAAGCCAATTGAATTCTCCGCCCATGACCCGCTCAGGTATATCGGGGATATGCTTGCATGGGTTCACTCCACTACAGTCTCCGAGCGTGAAGCTCTGGAGACCCTGTTTGTTGCTGAGGGAGACGAGCTCGCCAAGGGAATTCAAGCCGGTCTAAATAGCGAGCCGTGGTCGCGAatcgatgaagatgaggaaatGACATTTGACGGACAAAAGGCCCTCAGTGATTTAGTAAGTCGGGATCTCATCGGAGTCGCTCGTTCACTGCGTCAGCGGGTTGAACTAGTGATTCAAGGTCATGATGACCCGGTCACTTGCTACAAGGTCATCAATCTACTTTCCTTCTACCAAACCATTTTTTCCAAACTAGTGGGCCCAAACTCCAACCTTGCTGAGCTGCTCAAGGCTCTCGAAAAGTTCACCTTAAACCATTTTCAGACAATAATGCGTGACGAAGTCAACAATATCTCAACGGACCATTCCGCCCTGGCACCGCCTGATGATCTCTCGGCGCCACAGTTCCTGCACGATTCATTAGAAGTTCTGACAGCGTTGATGAAAACCCACGAGGCTTCCCTCGGAACAGAAGATCCCAGCATCACATCCGAATCTGAAGAGAACGAATTCACTCCGGTCCTCCACGCAGCCCTCGACCCTTTCTTCACTCTCGCAAAAGCTTCTGCAGATGAACTTCCCGATCCCACTGCCCGCGCGATCTACCTTACAAATGTTCATATTACCACCCGCTCCACCATCTCGCCCTATCCTTTTGCAACATCAACGcaccttcctcctctctcaGCAACGCTTTCTACTCTCCGAGTCGAactcctcgaaagccagcACCGCTACCTCCTCGACACCTCAGGCCTTCAAGTACTCTTAACAGCTCTACAACCATTTTCTCAATCCAATGAATCAGGCACGGAGAAGGATCTGGCAGCTATTGCAGATCTCCCGGCCTTccaagccgaagccctcATTTCAACCAGTCAGCAGCTAGACGACTTCTTGCCTTCGGCACTCATGGACGCAACAGATAACTTGAAACGTGTGCAGAGCGCAACTTTTGTCAAAAGTGTtacggaggaggcggttgAAGCATTTTGTCGTGATTTCGAATTTGTGGAGGGGATGATTATTGGAGCTGATGAGGCTAGGGGTGTTGGTCAGAGTGACGGTGCAGTTAATGAAGAGGGTGAAGAGggtgacggtgacggtgacggtgaggttgagcttgagcttgaggTTGAGCAAAGAGGACAGGGTCAGAGCCTTAGAAAGTTGTTCCCGCGTACCACAGGAGAGATTCGCGTGTTGTTGAGCTGA
- a CDS encoding Golgi transport complex subunit COG6 (transcript_id=CADANIAT00005001), with protein sequence MVQPLRRGVRPLTWTRVLPRQTRQPASSHRRAQARYVQIRATPTDQPATVNGSNVPIVDTPSSAESADARFEVIGAPYSLLSVTLSASQNLYTRRGTLVGLSGKADNVISTLSVLEPFRRAPVGVPFLYQKISSASPVTALISTRSPVTSFAVVHLNGSVDWMVAQRRALLAWTGRSLSIRPTINTSLSVAHWGSSEVTGRGLLALVGSGQLYSVELKEGEKYIVHPSNVVAYTVSSKPPRPYRFKSTSLKLQVPGLKSLPTFLQNTQFIKAMSETDSWKTAMRIFHTVRTWSRMTIWGDRLFLQFDGPSTILLQSRGARMSDVLSTQEVNEFASTPRGLTIVPTKQEEKQKGSEQDGKDDVHKAPGTRSVDEIEQEIKGVTQSIAVLTKEGKVVFQKPGQQ encoded by the exons ATGGTCCAACCTCTAAGGCGGGGAGTGAGACCTCTCACTTGGACGCGAGTCCTCCCTCGCCAAACGCGACAACCTGCGTCATCGCATCGCAGAGCTCAAGCAAGATATGTCCAGATTCGTGCCACACCTACGGATCAACCAGCGACAGTTAATGGGAGCAATGTGCCCATTGTTGATACACCCAGCTCCGCCGAATCGGCCG ATGCGCGGTTCGAAGTCATCGGAGCACCTTATTCGTTACTGTCGGTTACCCTTTCCGCCTCACAGAACCTCTACACACGGCGCGGAACGCTAGTCGGTCTGAGCGGGAAAGCGGACAAT GTAATCTCAACCTTAAGTGTCTTGGAGCCATTCCGGCGAGCTCCTGTTGGCGTGCCCTTCCTATACCAAAAG ATCTCCTCCGCTAGCCCTGTCACTGCCTTGATTTCTACTAGGTCCCCCGTTACATCGTTCGCCGTCGTTCATCTCAATGGCTCTGTGGATTGGATGGTCGCTCAGAGACGGGCATTACTAGCGTGGACTGGTCGCTCGTTGAGCATCCGTCCGACAATCAATACGAGCTTG AGCGTGGCTCATTGGGGTAGCTCTGAAGTCACCGGAAGAGGGTTGCTCGCTCTGGTCGGAAGCGGCCAACTCTACTCAGTAGAGCTAAAAGAGGGCGAGAAATACATAGTCCATCCCAG CAATGTTGTGGCCTACACCGTCAGCTCTAAACCCCCTCGCCCTTACCGCTTTAAGTCGACGTCCTTGAAGTTACAAGTCCCGGGCCTGAAGAGCCTTCCTACTTTTCTCCAGAACACGCAATTCATCAAAGCCATGTCGGAGACCGATTCATGGAAGACGGCCATGCGGATATTCCATACGGTTCGTACATGGTCACGAATGACGATCTGGGGAGATAGGCTGTTCCTCCAATTTGACGGTCCCTCCACTATCCTCTTACAATCTCGCGGGGCCCGGATGAGCGATGTTCTGAGCACTCAAGAGGTCAACGAATTCGCAAGCACACCTAGAGGCCTAACGATCGTCCCTACAAAacaagaggagaagcaaaagggTTCGgagcaggatggaaaagaCGACGTCCACAAGGCCCCCGGCACAAGGTCAGTGGATGAAATCGAGCAGGAGATCAAAGGCGTCACCCAGAGTATCGCCGTCCTAACGAAGGAGGGCAAGGTGGTATTCCAAAAGCCAGGGCAACAATGA
- a CDS encoding MCT family MFS transporter (transcript_id=CADANIAT00005002), which yields MSSSDTVAVDNLSNAPGPTSMVEYEIYDEREIPTTDQRQNSCTEAIGTSTVQNDPEKLAVRTRSLEASGPGTPPPDTPPDGGLRAWGTVVGALCGMFVSFGWISCIGVFIDYYKTHLLQDVSTSAITWITSLEYFMMFFGGPFVGVLFDNFGPHLILLTGSFLHIFGLMMISISSKYYQILLAQGICSPIGTSALFHISINCVNTWFRRRRALALGITASGSGFGGIIFPIMLTRITQQLDFGWAIRVCAFTSLFLLIISNLTIFSRLKHQRRKPLCHPKDFFRPLKEIPFVLTSAGTFFLYWGLFLPFAFIPTQAQRYGMSPYLASYLLAVLNAGSIPGRILPPYIADYLGRFNLMILTTMICIILVLALWLPSRTDGTAIAFAVLYGFTGGSAVSLAPALVAQISDIRQIGVRSGTYFAIAAFAALTGTPIAGALLPDPLGGSYLGVELFCAGSMCAAVIFYAVARGLVPGGGWGVRVRV from the exons ATGTCTAGCAGTGATACAGTTGCTGTGGATAATCTGTCCAATGCACCTGGTCCAACCTCGATGGTCGAGTACGAGATATATGATGAGAGGGAAATTCCAACGACGGATCAACGACAAAACTCGTGCACTGAGGCTATAGGAACAAGTACTGTGCAAAATGATCCGGAAAAGCTTGCAGTGCGGACTCGATCTTTGGAGGCTTCAGGTCCAGGGACACCTCCGCCTGATACTCCCCCTGATGGCGGACTTCGAGCATGGGGCACTGTCGTCGGTGCACTCTGCGGCATGTTTGTGAGTTTCGGCTGGATCAGCT GCATCGGTGTTTTCATCGATTACTACAAAACCCACTTGCTCCAAGACGTGAGCACAAGCGCCATAACATGGATAACCTCACTAGAGTATTTCATGATGTTCTTTGGG GGCCCTTTCGTCGGCGTCCTCTTCGATAACTTTGGTCCCCATTTGATCCTCCTAACAGGCTCATTCCTACACATCTTTGGCCTAATGatgatctccatctcctcgaaATATTACCAAATCCTGCTTGCCCAAGGAATCTGCAGTCCCATCGGCACGAGCGCTCTCTTTCATATCAGCATCAACTGCGTTAACACCTGGTTCCGGCGCCGCCGCGCCCTTGCTCTCGGAATCACAGCCAGCGGCTCGGGCTTCGGGGGCATCATCTTCCCCATCATGCTGACGCGGATCACACAGCAGCTGGACTTTGGCTGGGCGATTCGTGTCTGTGCATTCACTAGCCTATTTCTACTAATTATCTCCAATCTCACTATCTTTTCGAGACTGAAGCATCAGAGACGCAAGCCATTATGTCACCCAAAGGATTTTTTCCGACCACTTAAGGAAATCCCGTTTGTTTTGACGAGTGCCGGCACGTTCTTCttgtactggggtctttttcttccatttGCGTTCATACCCACCCAGGCGCAGCGGTACGGCATGTCGCCTTACCTAGCTTCGTACTTGCTTGCCGTTCTCAACGCAGGAAG CATTCCGGGTCGCATCCTTCCCCCCTATATCGCCGACTACTTGGGACGGTTTAACCTCATGATTCTCACAacaatgatatgcataatcCTCGTGCTCGCCCTCTGGCTTCCGTCGCGCACAGACGGAACAGCAATAGCATTTGCCGTATTATACGGCTTCACCGGCGGGTCAGCAGTATCGCTCGCACCGGCACTAGTGGCCCAAATTTCTGATATCCGGCAGATCGGCGTGCGCAGCGGGACGTATTTCGCCATTGCGGCGTTTGCGGCACTCACGGGGACACCGATTGCGGGGGCGCTTCTACCGGATCCCCTTGGTGGGAGCTACTTGGGTGTTGAGTTGTTTTGTGCGGGGAGTATGTGTGCAGCGGTTATATTTTATGCGGTTGCGAGGGGGTTGGTGCCAGGGGGTGGGTGGGGAGTTAGAGTTAGGGTTTAG